In one Fodinicola acaciae genomic region, the following are encoded:
- a CDS encoding ArsR/SmtB family transcription factor, whose amino-acid sequence MAEQALSAREPDIAATASAIGDQSRTKVLSALASGRALPASVLASEAGVSAATVSGHLAKLLEAGLITVERHGRHRYYRLSGPEVAHVLEALARISPPLPVRSLRAGTRANALRRARTCYDHIAGRLGVALMTSMLTEGVLAGHDGTYVAGLDRLSSAGQSVDYRVTGHGRDWLADLGVVVDRIPRRRPLVRYCVDWSEQRHHLAGALGAALADRLFELDWLRRAPSPRVVLVTDAGRAGLSDSFGIDVS is encoded by the coding sequence ATGGCGGAACAAGCGCTATCTGCCCGAGAGCCGGACATCGCCGCGACGGCCTCCGCGATCGGCGACCAGTCGCGTACGAAGGTGCTGTCCGCGCTGGCCAGCGGCCGCGCGCTGCCGGCCAGCGTGCTGGCGAGCGAGGCCGGGGTGAGCGCGGCGACCGTCAGCGGTCACCTGGCCAAGCTGCTGGAGGCAGGTCTGATCACGGTCGAACGGCACGGCCGGCACCGCTACTACCGGCTGAGTGGTCCCGAGGTCGCGCACGTGCTGGAGGCGCTCGCGCGGATCTCGCCGCCGCTGCCGGTCCGCTCGCTGCGCGCCGGCACGCGCGCCAACGCGCTGCGGCGGGCGCGCACCTGCTACGACCACATCGCCGGCCGGCTCGGTGTAGCCCTGATGACCTCGATGCTGACGGAAGGCGTGCTCGCCGGCCACGACGGGACGTACGTGGCGGGTCTGGACAGATTGTCCAGCGCTGGACAGTCTGTCGATTACCGCGTCACGGGCCATGGCCGCGACTGGCTGGCCGACCTCGGCGTCGTCGTCGACCGCATCCCGCGACGCCGGCCGCTGGTGCGCTATTGCGTGGACTGGAGCGAGCAGCGCCACCACCTGGCCGGCGCGCTCGGCGCCGCGCTCGCCGACCGGCTGTTCGAGCTGGACTGGCTGCGCCGCGCGCCGAGTCCACGCGTCGTACTCGTCACCGACGCCGGACGCGCTGGCCTCTCCGACAGCTTCGGCATCGACGTCTCATAG
- a CDS encoding VOC family protein, with translation MITGIGVHSHYVSDQEAARDFFVNKLGFTPHTDAEMSPGRRWIEVKTPAGDRINLFPAQDGFEHLLGKGATFTLVCDDAQKTYDEFKAAGVAVEGPFEEPWSTWVKITDPDGNDFVVGERAD, from the coding sequence GTGATCACCGGCATCGGCGTACACAGCCACTACGTCTCCGACCAGGAGGCCGCCCGCGACTTCTTCGTCAACAAGCTCGGCTTCACCCCGCACACCGACGCCGAGATGAGCCCGGGCCGGCGGTGGATCGAGGTGAAGACGCCGGCCGGCGACCGGATCAACCTGTTCCCCGCGCAGGACGGTTTCGAGCACCTGCTCGGCAAGGGCGCCACCTTCACGCTCGTGTGCGACGATGCGCAGAAGACCTACGACGAGTTCAAGGCCGCCGGAGTCGCGGTGGAAGGTCCGTTCGAGGAGCCATGGAGCACCTGGGTCAAGATCACCGACCCGGACGGCAACGACTTCGTCGTCGGCGAGCGCGCGGACTAG
- a CDS encoding PadR family transcriptional regulator, producing MTPAIFALLLALAGGERHGYALMSDVAALTGGLVQLGPGTLYRSLQRMRVDGLITEIDDDEEPAEEPADRRSERRRRYQITDLGRQAAAQEAGRLAVLLAAARARGIQPVEILHRKVTG from the coding sequence GTGACACCGGCGATCTTCGCCCTGCTGCTCGCGCTGGCCGGCGGTGAGCGGCACGGCTACGCGCTGATGTCCGACGTGGCCGCTCTCACCGGCGGCCTCGTCCAACTCGGCCCGGGCACGCTCTACCGCTCACTGCAGCGGATGCGGGTCGACGGCCTGATCACCGAGATCGACGACGACGAGGAGCCGGCCGAGGAGCCGGCCGACCGGCGCAGCGAGCGGCGCCGGCGCTACCAGATCACCGATCTCGGCCGGCAGGCCGCTGCGCAGGAGGCCGGCCGGCTCGCCGTCCTGCTCGCCGCGGCACGCGCACGTGGCATCCAGCCGGTCGAGATCCTGCACCGAAAGGTCACCGGATGA
- a CDS encoding VOC family protein → MTAADLAPEEFPGVTPHLVVRSVAAAVAFYQRVFGADELQRQSGPDGRIWHCELLVAGGRLLLVEEFPDMEMRSPQTIGGTPVMLHIFVTDVDDTFNRAVDAGAEPAMKPVDTFWGDRYAQVVDPQGHRWSFGLRKDDLSAEQTGTRARRWSAERGHPNSPADVPEDQRGWS, encoded by the coding sequence ATGACCGCCGCCGACCTCGCGCCCGAGGAGTTTCCCGGCGTCACGCCACACCTGGTCGTACGCAGCGTCGCCGCGGCGGTGGCCTTCTACCAGCGGGTGTTCGGCGCGGACGAGCTGCAGCGCCAGTCCGGCCCGGACGGCCGGATCTGGCACTGCGAGCTGCTGGTCGCCGGCGGCCGGCTGCTGTTGGTCGAGGAGTTCCCGGACATGGAGATGCGCTCGCCGCAGACGATCGGCGGCACGCCGGTAATGCTGCACATCTTCGTCACCGACGTGGACGACACGTTCAACCGTGCCGTCGACGCCGGTGCCGAGCCGGCGATGAAGCCGGTCGACACGTTCTGGGGCGACCGGTATGCGCAGGTGGTCGATCCGCAGGGCCACCGGTGGTCGTTCGGGCTGCGCAAGGACGACCTGTCCGCCGAGCAGACCGGCACGCGGGCCCGGCGGTGGAGCGCCGAGCGCGGACATCCGAACAGCCCCGCCGACGTGCCGGAGGATCAGCGCGGCTGGAGCTGA
- a CDS encoding SRPBCC domain-containing protein codes for MTESLHRIFDRNVLRIERRLTHPPAKVWRAVTEPAELKHWFPATPSFELVPHAKMTFRFSEDEAEPSVGEVLEVEPPRLFAFSWGGELFRIELRPATFGCLLVFTHTFDDRPKAASYATGWSLCLDALAAALAGGGEVGSWSPELHEAYVMRFGLDYGSAADGVVRFERVYPVPLDKVWSELTESETPAVGGEPPLPTTNGYVPTGPVTAVEPSQLLEYQSGEGRVRFEFAPDPTGVRVTLIDSAPDDPAVSLAAWHVHLESFGKHLQGVDVCPWPERRTEELRQAYAAQLQPR; via the coding sequence ATGACCGAAAGCCTGCACCGCATCTTCGACCGCAACGTGCTGCGCATCGAGCGCCGCCTCACCCATCCGCCGGCCAAGGTCTGGCGTGCCGTGACCGAGCCGGCCGAGCTCAAGCACTGGTTCCCCGCGACGCCGAGCTTCGAGCTGGTGCCGCACGCGAAGATGACCTTCCGGTTCTCCGAGGACGAGGCAGAGCCATCGGTCGGCGAGGTGTTGGAGGTGGAGCCGCCGCGGCTGTTCGCCTTCTCCTGGGGTGGCGAGCTGTTCCGGATAGAGCTGAGGCCGGCCACGTTCGGCTGCCTGCTGGTCTTCACCCACACCTTCGACGACCGGCCGAAGGCCGCCAGCTACGCGACCGGTTGGTCGCTGTGCCTGGACGCGCTCGCGGCCGCGCTCGCCGGCGGCGGTGAGGTCGGCAGCTGGTCTCCGGAGCTGCATGAGGCGTACGTCATGCGGTTCGGTCTCGACTACGGCTCGGCGGCCGACGGCGTCGTACGGTTCGAGCGGGTCTATCCGGTGCCGCTGGACAAGGTGTGGTCGGAGCTGACCGAGTCCGAGACGCCGGCGGTCGGTGGCGAGCCGCCGCTGCCGACGACCAACGGATACGTGCCGACCGGCCCGGTCACCGCGGTCGAACCGTCACAGCTGCTGGAATACCAGTCGGGCGAGGGCCGCGTACGGTTCGAGTTCGCGCCGGATCCGACCGGCGTACGCGTCACGCTGATCGACAGCGCACCGGACGATCCGGCCGTGTCGCTGGCCGCGTGGCACGTGCACCTGGAGTCCTTCGGCAAGCACCTGCAAGGCGTGGACGTGTGTCCGTGGCCGGAGCGGCGCACCGAGGAGCTGCGTCAGGCGTACGCGGCTCAGCTCCAGCCGCGCTGA
- a CDS encoding ArsR/SmtB family transcription factor: MPTTFDVLAEPSRRRILDLLLERPRSVNEMVELTGMTQPGTSKHLRVLRDSGFVRVRQDAQRRWYELRTEPLQEIDAWLQPYRRLWSDRLDALERHLDTMPDLPSDRDE, translated from the coding sequence GTGCCGACGACCTTCGACGTACTAGCCGAGCCGAGCCGCCGGCGGATCCTGGATCTGCTGCTGGAACGGCCGCGCTCGGTCAACGAGATGGTGGAGCTGACCGGGATGACCCAGCCCGGCACCTCCAAGCACCTGCGGGTGCTGCGCGACTCCGGCTTTGTCCGGGTCCGCCAGGACGCCCAGCGCCGGTGGTACGAGCTGCGTACCGAGCCGCTGCAGGAGATCGACGCCTGGCTGCAGCCCTATCGCCGGCTGTGGTCGGACCGGCTGGACGCGTTGGAGCGCCATCTGGACACCATGCCTGACCTGCCATCGGACCGGGACGAGTGA
- a CDS encoding TetR/AcrR family transcriptional regulator → MRSTAVERMSADQRREQLLALAAEEFAQAGLHGTSTDALARRAGITQTYVFRLFGSKKALFLQVVRRAFGRLTDGMDEARQQATGLDAVAAMGQFYDNALADRTALLVQLQAFAACGDPEVREIVREQMARMWAAAERSGLPPVAVKTFLAYGMLLNTAAALQVGEVDADWARGIRTRIQAGLFEHLTTENNQ, encoded by the coding sequence ATGCGATCAACGGCGGTCGAACGGATGTCGGCGGACCAACGACGCGAGCAGTTGCTGGCGCTGGCGGCGGAGGAGTTCGCGCAGGCAGGTCTGCACGGCACCTCGACCGATGCGCTGGCGCGACGTGCCGGCATCACGCAGACGTACGTCTTCCGGCTGTTCGGCTCGAAGAAAGCGCTGTTCCTGCAGGTGGTCCGGCGGGCCTTCGGCCGGCTCACCGACGGCATGGACGAGGCCAGGCAGCAGGCGACCGGCCTCGACGCGGTCGCGGCGATGGGTCAGTTCTACGACAACGCGCTCGCCGACCGGACCGCGCTGCTGGTCCAGTTGCAGGCCTTCGCCGCCTGCGGCGACCCGGAGGTGCGCGAGATCGTACGCGAGCAGATGGCCCGGATGTGGGCCGCGGCCGAGCGCAGCGGGCTGCCGCCGGTCGCGGTGAAGACGTTCCTCGCGTACGGCATGCTGCTCAACACGGCCGCCGCGCTGCAGGTCGGCGAGGTCGACGCGGACTGGGCACGGGGCATCCGGACCCGCATCCAGGCCGGCCTGTTCGAGCACCTGACCACCGAGAACAACCAGTGA
- a CDS encoding MFS transporter, translated as MNSARRQTALVVALLFIALGTVAIGSLGAPLITAVAQDYQVSLAASQWTLTITLLSGAVTVPLLGRLGSGHHRRAVVLVTLAVVVAGSVATVVPGPFALLLAGRAGQGVGLGLVSLMMAIARQHLGERAPGAIAMLSVASTVGIGVGYPVTGLLTQVGGVRVAYLVGLLTATAALVAAFVAIPRDQPSPARTPVDWLGTGLLSIGLIAVLLVTSETDLWTHQPAVAAALLAGGIVVLAGWVAVERRVRRPLVDVTALRHPAVARANLIMFVAGVGMYLLFSLITRYVQTPPRAGYGYGLTELEAGLVLVPFSVLGFVAGRVVPRLRERVRPLRMLAASGVVVAVAGGLFAGTRTLGVAWPIVAMSVLGFAVGGFSATMPEAILAVTPTEETAAAMSVNQIVRAVGFSIGSAVSGLLLAAYTPAGRFTPADPGFTAAAWIAAGLAVVSVALASVRVRPARLQRV; from the coding sequence GTGAACTCCGCCCGCCGGCAGACCGCGCTGGTGGTCGCGCTGCTGTTCATCGCGCTCGGCACCGTGGCCATCGGCAGCCTCGGCGCACCCTTGATCACCGCGGTGGCACAGGACTACCAGGTCTCGCTGGCCGCCTCACAGTGGACGCTGACGATCACGCTGCTGTCCGGCGCGGTGACCGTGCCGTTGCTCGGTCGGCTCGGCTCCGGTCACCACCGCCGTGCGGTGGTGCTGGTCACGCTCGCCGTGGTCGTCGCTGGCAGCGTCGCCACCGTCGTGCCCGGACCGTTCGCGCTGCTGTTGGCCGGCCGTGCCGGGCAAGGCGTCGGACTCGGCCTGGTCTCGCTGATGATGGCCATCGCGCGGCAGCACCTCGGCGAGCGCGCACCGGGCGCGATCGCGATGCTGTCCGTCGCCTCGACCGTCGGCATCGGCGTCGGCTATCCGGTGACCGGTCTGCTGACGCAGGTCGGTGGCGTACGCGTCGCATACCTGGTCGGCCTGCTGACGGCCACCGCCGCACTGGTCGCCGCGTTCGTGGCGATCCCCCGCGACCAGCCGTCACCGGCGAGAACGCCGGTGGACTGGCTCGGCACCGGCCTGCTGTCGATCGGCCTGATCGCGGTGCTCCTGGTGACCAGCGAGACCGACCTCTGGACGCACCAACCGGCCGTCGCCGCCGCGTTGCTCGCCGGTGGCATCGTCGTGCTCGCCGGCTGGGTCGCGGTCGAGCGGCGCGTACGCCGGCCGCTCGTCGACGTGACCGCGCTGCGGCATCCGGCGGTGGCCAGGGCCAACCTGATCATGTTCGTCGCCGGCGTCGGGATGTACCTGCTGTTCAGCCTGATCACGCGCTATGTGCAGACACCGCCTCGAGCCGGCTACGGCTATGGACTCACCGAACTGGAGGCCGGCCTGGTGCTGGTTCCTTTCTCGGTGCTGGGGTTCGTCGCCGGCCGGGTCGTACCGCGGCTGCGCGAGCGCGTACGCCCGCTTCGCATGCTCGCCGCCAGCGGCGTCGTGGTGGCCGTGGCCGGTGGCCTGTTCGCCGGCACGCGGACGCTCGGGGTCGCCTGGCCGATCGTGGCGATGAGCGTGCTCGGCTTCGCCGTCGGCGGCTTCTCCGCGACCATGCCGGAGGCGATCCTCGCGGTCACGCCGACCGAGGAGACGGCCGCGGCGATGAGCGTCAACCAGATCGTCCGAGCCGTCGGCTTTTCCATCGGCAGCGCGGTCAGCGGCCTGCTCCTGGCCGCGTACACACCGGCCGGCCGCTTCACTCCAGCCGACCCGGGCTTCACCGCGGCCGCCTGGATCGCGGCCGGTCTCGCCGTGGTCAGCGTCGCGCTCGCGTCGGTGCGCGTACGACCGGCGCGACTGCAGCGGGTATGA
- a CDS encoding PadR family transcriptional regulator, which translates to MDLNATAASLLGFLHDGPMSGWDLMATARARIGNFWSLTQSQVYRELAALQRAGLVSAGTPGARERRPYELTPAGRQAFAEWLSRDPGDAQIRYPLLLAIALGRYLAPGQLAAVIAEHRQRHEQQLASYLAARESVAGDPYAAATLDFGIRHETAVLDWFAALPAQISG; encoded by the coding sequence ATGGACCTGAACGCGACGGCCGCCTCGCTGCTCGGCTTCCTGCACGACGGCCCGATGTCCGGCTGGGACCTGATGGCCACCGCACGAGCCCGGATCGGCAACTTCTGGAGCCTGACGCAGAGCCAGGTCTATCGCGAGCTGGCCGCCCTGCAGCGCGCCGGGCTGGTCAGTGCCGGCACGCCTGGCGCCCGCGAGCGCCGGCCGTACGAGCTGACACCGGCCGGCCGCCAGGCCTTCGCCGAGTGGTTGTCACGTGACCCCGGAGACGCGCAGATCCGCTATCCGCTGCTGCTCGCGATCGCGCTCGGCCGCTACCTGGCGCCCGGGCAGTTGGCCGCGGTCATCGCCGAACACCGGCAACGGCACGAACAACAGCTGGCCAGCTATCTGGCCGCGCGTGAGTCCGTCGCCGGCGACCCGTACGCGGCCGCCACGCTCGACTTCGGCATCCGGCACGAGACCGCCGTGCTGGACTGGTTCGCCGCGCTGCCGGCGCAGATCAGCGGCTGA
- a CDS encoding LuxR family transcriptional regulator: protein MSQPLHVVETQSAAAGVLRRLTKQGWTVGTGFVVPPEPWDLSRRKLVLSGPVEDTADVGAVVLAAARGVGVVAVADPRSTTGRALLDDLRRIGPVGEAAAEAQAPTVPGLTAEECALLDRLADGESIAAAAEAEFLSLRTANRRIAHTRKVFGVSSTRAAVVEYVRRRDAAS, encoded by the coding sequence ATGAGCCAGCCGTTGCATGTGGTGGAGACGCAGTCGGCGGCGGCCGGCGTGCTGCGCAGGCTGACCAAACAGGGGTGGACGGTCGGCACCGGCTTCGTCGTGCCGCCCGAGCCGTGGGACCTGAGCCGCCGCAAGCTCGTGCTGTCCGGTCCGGTCGAGGACACCGCGGACGTCGGTGCGGTGGTGTTGGCGGCCGCGCGCGGCGTGGGCGTGGTTGCGGTCGCGGATCCGCGCAGCACGACCGGCCGAGCGCTGCTGGACGACCTGCGCCGGATCGGACCGGTCGGTGAGGCGGCCGCCGAGGCGCAGGCGCCGACCGTGCCGGGCTTGACCGCCGAGGAGTGCGCGCTGCTGGACCGGCTGGCCGACGGCGAGTCGATCGCGGCGGCGGCCGAGGCGGAGTTCCTGTCACTGCGTACGGCCAACCGCCGGATCGCGCACACGCGCAAGGTCTTCGGCGTCTCGAGCACACGCGCGGCGGTCGTCGAGTACGTACGCCGCCGCGACGCCGCTAGCTGA